The following coding sequences lie in one Pectobacterium sp. A5351 genomic window:
- a CDS encoding ABC transporter ATP-binding protein — MTSTPLDVPPPVVQFDRLRKQFRVQGETLTVIEDFSLSIHSGELVAIVGSSGCGKSTLLRMLVGLDNDYQGRVLVEGKTVRGIGRERGMVFQEPRLFPWLTVRQNIALGLANESINDKERKRLIDHFIQLVHLQDFADALPAQLSGGMAQRVAIARGLVANPRILMLDEPFGALDALTRQQMQQELRRIHQAEGTTTLLVTHDVEEAVYLADRVVVLAPRPGRIRQIATISLPHPRQRDSQHFHQQCSDLLALLTLPADTAELSSLNT; from the coding sequence ATGACGTCCACTCCCCTTGATGTGCCGCCGCCGGTGGTGCAGTTCGATCGCCTGCGTAAACAGTTTCGCGTTCAGGGTGAGACGCTGACGGTGATTGAGGACTTTTCCCTGTCGATTCACAGCGGCGAACTGGTGGCGATTGTCGGCAGCAGCGGCTGCGGCAAATCCACGCTGTTGCGTATGTTGGTCGGCCTGGACAACGACTATCAGGGACGTGTGCTGGTGGAAGGCAAAACCGTACGCGGCATCGGACGTGAGCGCGGCATGGTATTTCAGGAACCACGCCTGTTTCCGTGGCTGACGGTACGGCAAAACATCGCGCTCGGGCTGGCGAATGAGTCAATCAACGACAAAGAACGGAAGCGCCTGATCGACCACTTTATTCAACTCGTGCATTTGCAGGATTTTGCCGATGCCCTGCCCGCCCAGCTTTCCGGCGGCATGGCGCAGCGTGTCGCCATCGCACGCGGACTCGTTGCCAATCCGCGCATCCTGATGCTGGATGAACCGTTTGGTGCGCTGGATGCATTAACCCGCCAGCAGATGCAACAGGAGCTACGCCGCATTCATCAGGCGGAGGGCACCACCACGCTGCTGGTCACACACGACGTCGAAGAAGCCGTCTATCTCGCCGATCGCGTTGTCGTGCTGGCACCGCGGCCGGGTCGTATCCGCCAGATTGCGACGATTTCGCTACCACATCCGCGCCAGCGTGACAGCCAGCACTTCCACCAGCAGTGCAGCGACCTGCTCGCTCTGCTGACGCTGCCTGCCGATACGGCTGAACTTTCTTCTCTGAACACGTAA
- a CDS encoding LuxR family transcriptional regulator, protein MSAFCSDNEIINNTIKSYLGRKLKQYGDLKYAYMIMNKKNPSQVVIISNYPQEWVNTYKENNYQHIDPVILTAINKVSPFSWEDNIVINSKLKFSKIFNLSKEYDIVNGYTFVLHDNNNNLAALSIMFEENTPTDMEGIVEENRDKLQMLLIVIHEKITTLYKEMTQSPQSKKQGDKEIFSQRENEILYWASMGKTYPEIALILDIKISTVKFHIGNVVKKLGVLNAKHAIRLGVELQLIKPEPL, encoded by the coding sequence ATGTCTGCATTTTGCTCTGATAATGAAATTATCAATAACACGATAAAAAGCTATCTTGGCCGAAAGTTAAAGCAATATGGCGACTTGAAATACGCCTACATGATCATGAACAAGAAAAATCCGTCTCAGGTTGTGATCATCTCAAATTATCCGCAAGAATGGGTTAATACCTACAAAGAAAATAACTATCAGCATATCGATCCCGTTATTTTGACAGCGATAAATAAAGTTTCGCCTTTCTCCTGGGAAGACAACATCGTTATTAACTCTAAGCTGAAATTCTCCAAGATTTTTAATCTGTCAAAAGAGTACGATATTGTTAATGGCTATACCTTTGTCCTGCACGATAACAATAATAATCTGGCGGCTCTATCGATTATGTTTGAAGAAAATACGCCAACAGATATGGAAGGAATTGTTGAGGAAAATAGAGACAAACTACAAATGCTGCTCATTGTCATTCATGAGAAAATCACTACGCTTTACAAAGAGATGACGCAAAGTCCCCAGAGCAAAAAACAAGGTGATAAAGAGATTTTCTCCCAGCGCGAAAACGAAATTCTCTACTGGGCTAGCATGGGCAAAACCTACCCGGAAATTGCGCTGATTCTGGATATCAAAATCAGCACCGTGAAATTCCACATTGGCAATGTGGTAAAAAAACTCGGCGTGCTGAATGCCAAACACGCAATAAGGCTCGGTGTCGAATTACAGCTCATCAAGCCGGAACCCTTATAA
- a CDS encoding LysR family transcriptional regulator, with translation MHLDLRQLRNFLALAEHGSFVQAAEAVCLSQSAFSRSIQALEQTMGHPLIDRQSRRFALTWQGNTLLPFARRMQELSWELMTDMRQISEAQEGELTFGCGPAPSTTLIPKAVAHFHALRPRARVTYSVDNWQSLRERLLADEWPFIVADTWQAEMETHLHVQPLSQQRCFFICHSSHPLAQQATVTPDDLLRFPLASPFMPVGMRKVLAALTRQPDYRPQIQCDHIYSVFSILRHTQAISFASEDGFALGRLSHQLVEIPLTGTPPEWGNMQTRFGIVTCLQRTLPPLAELMIESILAQDKLRSPAPALPTL, from the coding sequence ATGCATCTGGATTTACGGCAATTACGCAATTTTCTTGCACTGGCCGAACATGGGAGTTTTGTACAGGCCGCAGAAGCCGTCTGTTTGTCACAGTCGGCATTCAGTCGCAGCATTCAGGCGCTGGAACAAACGATGGGACATCCGCTTATCGATCGTCAGAGCCGTCGCTTCGCGCTAACGTGGCAAGGCAATACGCTGCTGCCGTTTGCGCGCCGCATGCAGGAGCTGTCCTGGGAGTTGATGACCGACATGCGGCAGATCAGCGAGGCGCAGGAAGGTGAGCTGACGTTTGGGTGTGGCCCCGCACCGTCGACTACGCTAATTCCCAAAGCGGTCGCACATTTCCATGCCCTTCGCCCACGCGCCAGAGTCACCTACAGCGTGGATAACTGGCAGTCTCTGCGTGAGCGACTGCTGGCCGACGAATGGCCTTTTATCGTTGCCGATACCTGGCAGGCTGAAATGGAAACCCATCTCCACGTGCAACCATTAAGCCAGCAACGCTGCTTCTTTATCTGCCACTCTTCACACCCGCTGGCACAGCAGGCAACCGTGACGCCGGACGATTTGCTGCGCTTTCCGCTCGCGTCCCCATTTATGCCCGTCGGTATGCGCAAGGTGCTGGCCGCCTTAACGCGCCAGCCCGATTATCGGCCGCAGATTCAGTGTGACCATATCTATTCCGTCTTCAGCATCCTGCGGCACACTCAGGCCATCAGCTTTGCCAGCGAGGATGGCTTTGCGCTGGGACGATTAAGCCATCAGTTGGTAGAAATTCCGCTGACGGGCACGCCGCCGGAATGGGGAAATATGCAAACCCGATTCGGTATTGTCACCTGTTTGCAGAGAACGCTGCCACCGCTGGCTGAGTTGATGATCGAAAGCATACTGGCGCAGGACAAGCTGCGCTCACCCGCTCCGGCACTACCGACCCTGTGA
- a CDS encoding ABC transporter substrate-binding protein, protein MQQPSLPLITILSVTPFARWRRRLREIMGVTLLMSAALTASTVQANDAVPQDVQKPTEIRIGLPDQSAGSKPFIRGPLGLAHIQKQLEKEFEPQGIKIQWSFFKGAGPAVNEALANKQLDVVYLGDLAAIIGRAGGLPTRVLVGSRGSNSYLAATPESGIQRIEDLRGKRIAVYKGTADQLSFERAIKSVGLNERDVRVINLDWTAGKAALAARRVDAVWGGVSLLALRKQGIHIVTTSRALGWANTTQAAVLATQDFIDRYPGTTQQLVNVLVDNAQWIGEAQHLPDYTALMAEQSQIPQAIFQEELKAEDLPFQSSPRLDPFLLSSLQDSIDRAKAAGLIRNSFSASDWFAGEFADRALKAKGLESNWSVYDASGNPAK, encoded by the coding sequence ATGCAACAACCATCACTCCCATTGATAACTATTTTGTCGGTAACCCCTTTTGCTCGCTGGCGACGGCGGCTGCGTGAGATCATGGGCGTTACGCTGCTGATGAGTGCTGCGCTAACGGCATCGACCGTTCAGGCGAACGATGCTGTTCCGCAAGATGTACAGAAGCCGACGGAGATCCGCATTGGTTTACCGGATCAGAGCGCGGGCAGTAAGCCTTTTATCCGCGGGCCGCTGGGGTTGGCACATATTCAAAAGCAACTGGAGAAAGAATTTGAACCGCAGGGTATCAAGATTCAGTGGTCGTTCTTTAAAGGTGCGGGGCCGGCGGTGAATGAGGCGCTGGCGAACAAACAGCTGGATGTGGTGTATCTGGGCGATCTGGCGGCCATTATTGGTCGGGCGGGGGGATTGCCGACGCGGGTGCTGGTGGGGTCGCGCGGCTCTAATTCTTATCTGGCGGCGACGCCGGAATCGGGTATTCAACGCATTGAAGATTTACGCGGTAAGCGGATTGCGGTCTACAAAGGAACCGCCGATCAGCTGTCGTTTGAGCGCGCGATTAAAAGTGTCGGGCTGAACGAAAGGGATGTACGGGTGATCAATCTGGACTGGACGGCAGGCAAAGCTGCGCTGGCGGCCAGACGCGTGGATGCGGTGTGGGGTGGAGTTTCTCTGCTGGCGTTGCGTAAGCAGGGCATACATATCGTGACCACCAGTCGGGCACTGGGCTGGGCGAATACCACGCAGGCTGCGGTGCTGGCGACGCAGGATTTTATCGATCGCTACCCCGGCACAACGCAGCAACTGGTGAATGTGCTGGTGGACAATGCGCAGTGGATCGGCGAGGCGCAGCACCTGCCGGACTATACCGCGCTAATGGCAGAACAGAGCCAGATTCCTCAGGCGATCTTTCAGGAAGAGCTGAAAGCGGAAGATCTCCCGTTTCAAAGCTCACCGCGTCTCGATCCGTTCCTGCTTAGCAGCTTGCAGGACAGCATCGATCGGGCGAAAGCCGCCGGACTCATTCGTAACTCGTTTTCAGCCAGCGACTGGTTTGCTGGCGAGTTTGCCGATCGGGCATTGAAGGCCAAAGGACTGGAGTCAAATTGGTCGGTGTATGACGCCAGCGGCAATCCCGCGAAATAA
- a CDS encoding chemotaxis protein — MDNFQKEIDERTNLTSANKFELLLFQLGKSPEGGKSELFGINVFKLREIVPMPTLTKAAGMKSPMLGMVNIRGQIIPVIDLPAVVGSAPETGLNILLITEYARSTQAFAVESVDDIVRLEWSQVLAAEAGVSSSYITSIARLDTDKDSNRLALVLDVEQILFDIIPGERETKLKNSEDKTYPYTPGAIAIVAEDSKVARSLLEQGLAQMGIPFSMHITGQDAWNKIRQIAQESQSEGRPISDKISLVLTDLEMPEMDGFTLTRNIKREEFLKNIPVVIHSSLSGSANEDHVRNVGADAYVAKFEINELSSAIQTVLNKVRR; from the coding sequence ATGGATAATTTTCAAAAAGAAATCGATGAGAGAACAAACCTCACCTCTGCTAACAAATTTGAACTCTTATTATTCCAGTTGGGCAAATCACCCGAAGGCGGCAAATCTGAGCTGTTTGGCATCAACGTATTTAAACTGCGTGAAATTGTGCCGATGCCTACGTTGACCAAAGCCGCTGGCATGAAATCGCCGATGTTGGGTATGGTCAACATTCGTGGGCAAATCATTCCTGTTATCGATCTTCCAGCCGTGGTCGGCAGTGCGCCGGAAACCGGACTGAATATTCTCCTGATCACTGAGTATGCGCGCAGTACGCAAGCGTTCGCGGTGGAATCGGTCGATGATATCGTTCGTCTGGAATGGAGTCAGGTTCTGGCTGCTGAAGCGGGTGTTAGCAGCTCCTACATCACAAGTATCGCGCGTCTTGATACTGATAAAGACAGTAATCGTCTGGCGTTAGTGCTGGATGTCGAACAGATTCTGTTTGATATCATCCCCGGCGAGCGAGAAACCAAGCTCAAGAATTCAGAGGATAAAACCTATCCCTACACGCCTGGCGCTATTGCGATTGTAGCAGAAGACTCCAAAGTCGCTCGCTCACTGCTTGAACAGGGGCTGGCCCAGATGGGTATCCCGTTTAGTATGCATATCACTGGGCAAGATGCCTGGAATAAGATACGGCAAATTGCGCAAGAATCGCAGTCGGAAGGCCGTCCTATTTCGGATAAGATCTCGCTGGTTCTGACCGATTTGGAAATGCCGGAAATGGACGGTTTTACGCTGACCAGAAATATCAAGCGTGAAGAGTTCCTGAAGAACATCCCTGTGGTTATTCATTCTTCACTGTCTGGCAGCGCGAACGAAGACCACGTACGCAATGTTGGCGCGGATGCCTATGTCGCGAAATTCGAGATCAACGAACTGTCGTCGGCGATTCAGACGGTACTGAATAAAGTGCGTCGTTAA
- a CDS encoding CDP-diacylglycerol diphosphatase gives MTRNKLLLLLIPVVALLIAVLWWSFGRGNSNALWEIVSEQCVPNQQRSGNPAPCLEVNLAEGYVLFDDRNGPYHDLLLPTDKISGIESPELLQQNIPNFFEQAWARRGHLSREAGKPIRDDYLSLAINSRYGRTQNQLHIHIACLRPEIYQTLNQQFPTLSADWKPLTVKINGHVYLAKTLTANEWAQSDPFKTLDRYAQQRNESIGKYGLAMVSTPAGEKVLLASSLDVFNMSLGSVEEIQDFSCALAK, from the coding sequence ATGACGCGTAATAAGCTTCTCCTCCTTCTGATTCCTGTTGTGGCCTTGCTGATTGCCGTGCTGTGGTGGTCGTTCGGGCGAGGAAACAGCAATGCACTGTGGGAGATCGTCAGCGAACAGTGTGTGCCCAATCAGCAGCGCAGCGGCAATCCCGCTCCCTGTCTGGAAGTCAATCTGGCGGAAGGTTACGTGCTTTTTGATGACAGAAACGGTCCCTATCACGACCTGCTGCTCCCAACGGATAAAATCAGCGGCATCGAAAGCCCTGAACTCTTGCAGCAAAACATACCCAATTTCTTTGAACAGGCCTGGGCGCGCCGCGGCCACCTTTCCCGCGAGGCAGGCAAACCGATCAGAGATGACTATCTTTCGCTGGCGATTAACTCACGCTATGGCCGCACGCAAAACCAGCTGCATATTCACATCGCCTGCCTGCGCCCGGAGATTTATCAGACGTTGAACCAGCAGTTTCCAACGCTCTCTGCCGACTGGAAACCGCTGACGGTGAAAATTAACGGGCACGTCTATCTGGCAAAAACGCTCACGGCGAACGAATGGGCGCAAAGCGACCCGTTTAAAACGTTAGATCGTTACGCCCAGCAGCGGAATGAGTCGATCGGCAAATACGGCCTTGCGATGGTCTCCACGCCAGCGGGCGAAAAGGTGCTGCTCGCCAGCAGTCTTGACGTGTTCAATATGAGCCTCGGATCGGTGGAAGAAATTCAGGACTTTTCCTGCGCGCTGGCGAAATAG
- a CDS encoding aryl-sulfate sulfotransferase yields the protein MGHPSVYPTGTTIYNPEKAWGGYTVFQALERGAVLVDMNGTELRLWEGLHGFPNKILPGGYILGHSGERDSRYGMQDMVDLIQVDWDGNVVWKFNGYEHITDPDLPPVWMARVHHDYQRSGNPVGYYAPGQEPQSIGGNTLLLAHTNLHNERISDKLLLDDTIIEVDWEGNILWEWRCSDHFDELGFDDDAKTALYNNPNLRKSGGGMGDWMHINSMSALGPNPWFDQGDTRFHPDNIIWDARESNIIAIIDKQSGHIVWQLGPNYNTPEFKHIGWIIGQHHAHMIPAGLPGAGNILVFDNGGWAGYGAPNPMSADGVKNAWRDYSRVLEINPVTLDIVWRYSPYEAGIPHPTDAFRFYSPYISNIQRLPNGNTLINEGANGRLFEVTVDHEIVWEFISPYWGKTVNTNMLYRAYRVPYEWVPQLPRPQETPVIAPDNTQLRQPGAAAPGFASVIRIDGTRPYKKSGDALCVATDSEDLKRSPKLFVVNRERFAPLTADDWPELAAQQGPQLLLVGAERCIHCKSLYRQLEAILGKEEYRQLPSHYLDADHHIALAEKLAVRTLPTLLWIENGEELARLSGAQQPERLRQWLAERQR from the coding sequence ATGGGACACCCTTCCGTCTACCCGACCGGCACAACAATTTACAACCCGGAAAAAGCCTGGGGCGGCTACACCGTCTTTCAGGCGTTGGAACGCGGCGCGGTGCTGGTGGATATGAACGGCACCGAACTGCGCCTGTGGGAAGGCCTGCACGGCTTCCCCAACAAAATCCTGCCCGGCGGTTACATCCTCGGGCACAGCGGCGAACGAGATTCGCGCTACGGCATGCAGGACATGGTCGATCTGATTCAGGTAGACTGGGACGGCAACGTCGTCTGGAAATTTAACGGCTATGAACACATCACCGACCCCGACCTTCCGCCTGTATGGATGGCGCGCGTCCATCATGATTATCAACGCAGCGGTAATCCGGTCGGCTACTACGCACCAGGTCAGGAACCGCAGTCGATTGGCGGTAACACGCTATTGCTGGCGCACACCAACCTGCACAATGAACGCATCAGCGACAAACTGCTGCTCGACGACACCATCATCGAGGTGGACTGGGAAGGTAATATCTTGTGGGAATGGCGTTGCAGCGACCATTTCGATGAGCTGGGCTTTGACGACGACGCGAAAACCGCGCTGTACAACAATCCTAACCTGCGCAAAAGCGGCGGTGGGATGGGCGACTGGATGCACATCAACTCCATGTCGGCACTCGGCCCCAATCCGTGGTTCGATCAAGGCGATACCCGTTTCCACCCGGATAACATCATCTGGGACGCGCGCGAGTCCAACATCATCGCCATCATCGACAAGCAGAGCGGCCATATCGTCTGGCAGCTTGGTCCGAATTACAACACGCCGGAATTCAAACACATTGGCTGGATTATCGGCCAGCACCACGCCCACATGATCCCCGCGGGCTTGCCAGGCGCGGGCAATATTCTGGTGTTTGATAACGGCGGCTGGGCAGGCTACGGCGCGCCCAATCCGATGTCGGCCGACGGGGTGAAAAACGCCTGGCGTGACTATTCCCGCGTGCTGGAAATCAACCCGGTAACGCTGGATATTGTCTGGCGCTATTCGCCCTACGAAGCAGGCATCCCGCACCCGACCGATGCCTTCCGTTTTTACAGCCCGTACATCAGTAATATCCAACGCCTGCCGAACGGCAATACGCTGATTAATGAAGGCGCCAACGGTCGACTATTTGAAGTCACCGTCGATCACGAGATTGTCTGGGAGTTTATTTCCCCGTATTGGGGCAAGACGGTGAATACCAACATGTTATATCGCGCTTACCGCGTGCCCTACGAGTGGGTGCCACAGTTGCCGCGTCCACAGGAAACCCCGGTGATCGCCCCCGACAACACCCAGCTACGTCAACCCGGTGCCGCCGCACCTGGCTTCGCCAGCGTGATTCGTATTGACGGTACGCGCCCTTATAAAAAGAGCGGCGATGCCCTGTGCGTCGCAACCGACAGCGAAGACCTCAAGCGCAGTCCGAAGCTCTTTGTCGTCAACCGAGAGCGCTTTGCTCCACTGACCGCCGACGACTGGCCTGAACTGGCAGCCCAACAAGGCCCACAGTTGCTACTGGTCGGCGCGGAGCGCTGCATCCACTGCAAAAGCCTCTACCGCCAGCTAGAAGCAATTTTGGGTAAAGAGGAATACCGTCAGTTGCCGAGCCATTATCTGGACGCCGATCATCACATTGCGCTGGCGGAGAAATTGGCGGTCAGAACGTTGCCGACCTTACTCTGGATCGAAAACGGTGAAGAGCTTGCTCGCTTGAGCGGCGCACAGCAGCCCGAACGCTTGCGGCAATGGCTGGCAGAGCGACAGAGATAA
- a CDS encoding ABC transporter permease — translation MHLLHGDHRFIALAFNAETCFLFPIHQNAMVFGKNMNKSMLLKKNAIVWPALPIARVYSLVVPIVVSLVVPLIVPLLLLALWYISNHYGWMPTQILPAPDAVAKTAVELWHNDLLPQLFISLQRLASGLLAGLLAGTLLGALMGASRRAEHLLHPTIYALAQIPTLGWIPLFMVLFGIDDGLKLAVIIKAVIIPVTLHTQTGVRNVPPALQEVARTLRLPWHQRLIKLTLPSTFPTWLTGLRLALSQAWVSLIVVELLASSQGIGYLLVWGRQLFQLDIVFVCIAIIGLAGLAMEWAINQLERRLIFWPHPPLGRLTAAPSRRLSALILPFLLLLLWQQASRFGWIDPLLLPPPADVWNMLQQGVRDGSLTEAMQASLTRALAGALCGIAAGLVCGVLLGLNATSDALVTPTVATLRQIALFAWLPLLTAWVGNDEAGKITFVALASFFPMLVASHRGIRQRSQALQEVAQVLQLRLSTRLRVLILPGAAPAIFAGLRLSLIYAWLGTIGAEYFMSSGTGIGSLMINAQQLLDMPLIISGMLLIGLTGAVLDRVGFGLEQRMTRWRSAGEIA, via the coding sequence ATGCATTTATTGCACGGCGACCATCGCTTTATTGCATTGGCGTTCAACGCCGAAACCTGTTTTTTATTCCCTATTCATCAAAATGCGATGGTTTTCGGGAAAAATATGAATAAGTCGATGCTGCTGAAAAAAAACGCGATCGTTTGGCCTGCTCTGCCGATAGCACGGGTCTATTCGCTTGTCGTGCCAATAGTCGTGTCGCTTGTCGTACCACTAATTGTACCGCTGCTACTGCTGGCTCTGTGGTATATCAGTAACCACTACGGTTGGATGCCCACACAGATTCTCCCCGCTCCCGACGCTGTCGCTAAAACCGCCGTCGAGCTTTGGCATAACGATCTTCTGCCGCAGCTTTTCATTAGCCTGCAACGGTTAGCCAGCGGCCTGCTGGCGGGGTTACTCGCAGGAACACTGCTCGGTGCGCTCATGGGGGCTTCACGTCGCGCTGAACATCTGTTGCACCCGACGATCTACGCACTGGCGCAGATCCCGACGCTGGGCTGGATCCCGCTGTTTATGGTGCTGTTCGGCATTGATGACGGCCTGAAGCTGGCTGTCATCATCAAGGCGGTGATTATCCCTGTGACGCTGCATACGCAAACGGGCGTGCGTAATGTCCCGCCTGCGCTACAAGAAGTCGCTCGTACCCTGCGCCTGCCGTGGCACCAGCGCCTCATCAAGTTAACACTGCCTAGCACATTTCCCACCTGGCTAACCGGCTTACGGCTGGCGCTCTCACAGGCGTGGGTATCGCTAATCGTGGTCGAACTACTGGCATCATCGCAGGGCATTGGCTATTTGCTGGTGTGGGGACGCCAGTTGTTCCAGCTAGACATTGTATTTGTCTGCATCGCCATCATCGGGCTGGCGGGACTGGCGATGGAGTGGGCAATCAACCAGTTGGAACGCCGTCTGATTTTCTGGCCGCACCCGCCGCTTGGCCGCTTAACCGCCGCACCGTCTCGCCGCTTATCCGCATTGATTTTACCCTTTCTGCTTCTGTTGCTCTGGCAACAGGCCAGCCGTTTTGGCTGGATCGACCCGCTGCTGCTGCCACCGCCCGCTGATGTCTGGAACATGCTGCAGCAAGGCGTCCGTGACGGTTCGCTCACCGAGGCGATGCAGGCCAGCCTGACCCGTGCGCTCGCCGGTGCACTATGCGGCATTGCCGCAGGCCTCGTGTGCGGCGTGCTGCTGGGACTGAATGCCACCAGCGATGCCCTCGTTACCCCTACGGTCGCGACGCTGCGCCAGATCGCGCTGTTTGCCTGGCTGCCGCTGCTGACCGCCTGGGTTGGTAACGATGAAGCTGGGAAAATCACCTTTGTCGCACTGGCCTCCTTCTTCCCGATGCTGGTAGCCAGCCATCGGGGTATCCGCCAGCGTTCTCAGGCGTTACAGGAAGTCGCACAGGTGTTGCAGCTCCGTCTCTCGACCCGCTTGCGGGTACTGATTTTGCCTGGAGCCGCCCCCGCGATCTTCGCCGGTTTGCGCCTGTCGCTGATTTACGCCTGGCTTGGGACTATCGGCGCAGAATATTTCATGTCATCCGGCACCGGGATCGGCAGCCTGATGATCAACGCCCAACAGTTACTCGATATGCCTCTGATTATCAGCGGCATGCTGCTGATTGGATTAACGGGCGCGGTGCTCGACCGTGTCGGATTCGGTCTGGAACAGCGGATGACGCGCTGGCGTTCTGCAGGAGAAATCGCATGA